AGGCCGGTGGCGGCGGTGGCGACGACGCCGAAGGCCCGTTCACCATCGGCGTCAGCAACGGCTTCATCGGCAGTGAATGGCGCGAGCAGATGATCGCCACCCTGGAGGAGGCGTTCGCCGAGTACGAGCAGGAAGGGGTCGTCGACGAGCTGGTCGTGGAGAGCGCCGACGTCGACGTCAACGGCCAGATCCAGCAGATCCGCAACCTGATCAACTCCGGCGTCGACGCCATCATCGTCAACCCCAACTCCCCCACCGCCCTGGACGAGGTCTTCGCCGAGGCCGCGGAGCAGGACATCGAGATCGTCGCGATCGACCAGGCGGTCACCTCCGAGAACGTCACCAACGTCGTCATCGACCAGGGGGAGTGGGCGAGCATCTCGGCGGAGTGGCTGGCCGAGGAGGTCGGCGACGGCGGCGAGATCATCGCGGTGAACGGCATCGACGGCCACCCCGCCAACGAGGCCCGCTGGGAGGGCGCCTCCCAGGTCTTCGAGGAGGCCGGCGTGGAGGTCGCGGCCAACGACTTCGCCGACTGGGACCAGGCCACCGGCCAGCAGGTGACGCAGAACCTGCTCGCCAGCCACCCCGACGTCGACGGCATCTTCGTGCAGGACGGCATGGCGCTGGGCGCGTTCCAGGCGCTGGAGTCCGAGGGCACGGTCGACGAGATCGCCATCACCGGCGAGGCCCGGGTGGGCTTCATGAATCGCTGGGCCGAGCAGCGCGAGGAGAACCCGGACTTCTCCAGCGTCGGCGTGCCCAACCCGCCGGCCGGATCGGTCTCGGCGCTGCACGTGGTGGTCCGCATGCTGCAGGACCAGGAGTTCGCCCCGGACGCCCTGGACGGCAACACCCTCTACCTGCCGATCCCCGAGACCGTCACCGACGAGAACTTCGACGAGCGGTTCGCCGAGGTCGAGGACCAGCCCGACACCTACTCGGTGGACCACCACATCACCCCCGAAGAGGCCGACGCCTACTTCCAGTAGGCCCGCGGCCCCTTCACCAGATTCCCGGCTAACCGTCCGACACCACGTTGGTGAGGAGTCCTCGTGCCACCCCCGTTCCTGCAGATGACCGGCGTGCGCAAACGCTATGGGGGCGTGACCGCGCTGGCCGGAGCCGATTTCCGGGCCGAGGCCGGCACGGTGCACGCCGTACTCGGCCCCAACGGATCCGGCAAGAGCACCCTGCTCAAGGTGCTCACCGGCGTGGTGGAGCCGGACGCGGGCGACGTCCGGCTGGACGGGCGGCCGCTGCGGCCGCGCGGCCCCCGCGACACCCTCGCCGCCGGGGTCAGCGCGGTCTACCAGGAGCTGTCGCTGATCGAGGACTTCACCGTCCTGGACAACCTGGTGCTCGGCGTGGAGCCCAGCAGGTGGGGCCTGCGCGACCGGGCGGCGGCGCGGCGGCTGGCCCTGCCGTGGCTGGAGCGCTTCGCCGACGCGTTCGGCGGCCGGGTGCCCGCGGAGGAGCGGGTGGCCGACCTCGACCCCGGCGAGCGCCAGGTCGTGGAGATCTGCAAGGCGCTGGTGCGCGATCCGCGCGTGCTGGTGCTGGACGAGGCCACCGCCTCGCTGCGCCGGCGCCAGGTCGAGGTGCTGTTCGAGGTGGTCGCGGAGCTGCGCACGGCGGGCGTGCTGGTGCTGTTCATCACGCACCGGCTGGCCGAGATCCTCGCGGTGTGCGACCGCGCCACCGTCATGCGCAACGGCTCCGACGTCGCGACGGTGACCGTCTCCGAGGTGCCCGAGCACGAACTGGTGGACCTGATGGTGGGCGAGATGGCCGCGGTGGAGAACGCGCCGTCCACCGCCACCGACCAGGTGCGCCTGGAGGTGCGCGGGCTGTCCGGCGACCGCATCGACGACGTCTCCTTCCAGGTGCGCGCCGGTGAGGTCCTCGGGCTGGGCGGCCTGCAGGGTCAGGGGCAGGCGCAACTGCTGGCGACCCTGTTCGGCGCCGGCCGCCGGCGCTCCGGGACGGTCACGCTGGACGGCCGCCCGGTGCGTCCGCGCTCGCCCAAGCAGGCGGTGCGGGCCGGCCTGGCCTACGTGCCGGGCAACCGCGGCGCGCAGGGGCTGGCGCTGGGCCGGCCGATCCTGGAGAACTTCGCGCTGCCCTCGGTGGGGCGGCGCGCCGGGCTCGGCGTGTCCCTGTCGCGCCGCCGCG
This sequence is a window from Spinactinospora alkalitolerans. Protein-coding genes within it:
- a CDS encoding ABC transporter substrate-binding protein codes for the protein MGSQPRRLRLTALAAGAILITASACSTPEAGGGGGDDAEGPFTIGVSNGFIGSEWREQMIATLEEAFAEYEQEGVVDELVVESADVDVNGQIQQIRNLINSGVDAIIVNPNSPTALDEVFAEAAEQDIEIVAIDQAVTSENVTNVVIDQGEWASISAEWLAEEVGDGGEIIAVNGIDGHPANEARWEGASQVFEEAGVEVAANDFADWDQATGQQVTQNLLASHPDVDGIFVQDGMALGAFQALESEGTVDEIAITGEARVGFMNRWAEQREENPDFSSVGVPNPPAGSVSALHVVVRMLQDQEFAPDALDGNTLYLPIPETVTDENFDERFAEVEDQPDTYSVDHHITPEEADAYFQ
- a CDS encoding sugar ABC transporter ATP-binding protein, whose translation is MPPPFLQMTGVRKRYGGVTALAGADFRAEAGTVHAVLGPNGSGKSTLLKVLTGVVEPDAGDVRLDGRPLRPRGPRDTLAAGVSAVYQELSLIEDFTVLDNLVLGVEPSRWGLRDRAAARRLALPWLERFADAFGGRVPAEERVADLDPGERQVVEICKALVRDPRVLVLDEATASLRRRQVEVLFEVVAELRTAGVLVLFITHRLAEILAVCDRATVMRNGSDVATVTVSEVPEHELVDLMVGEMAAVENAPSTATDQVRLEVRGLSGDRIDDVSFQVRAGEVLGLGGLQGQGQAQLLATLFGAGRRRSGTVTLDGRPVRPRSPKQAVRAGLAYVPGNRGAQGLALGRPILENFALPSVGRRAGLGVSLSRRREVAAARSVAERISTSYGSLDDPVSTLSGGNQQKIVVGKWFPTEPLVVLMDDPAKGIDVRAKAELFEVVRELAASGAAVVVGSSDDRELVELCDRVLVLFEGHVVDEVSGDRLTEETLVASAMHITETDRAEAGPARGER